The following are encoded together in the Zingiber officinale cultivar Zhangliang chromosome 8A, Zo_v1.1, whole genome shotgun sequence genome:
- the LOC122011697 gene encoding protein YABBY 2-like, translating to MATQIVPEQVCYLQCNLCNTILAVSVPRNSLFHLVTVRCGHCANLLYVNMGAFSQAFPLDQQLQNLGSQSSRIDLASSSKYDTSSLMYSLHDDRQIITLHPPQKRQRVPSAYNRFIREEIQRIKASNPDISHKEAFGAAAKNWAHLPHIHLGLTLEGSDQQVNMDEGIGATTGGGEPKGPAGFY from the exons ATGGCGACACAGATTGTTCCTGAGCAGGTTTGCTATCTCCAGTGCAACTTGTGCAACACAATCCTTGCG GTTAGTGTTCCTAGAAACAGCTTGTTCCACCTTGTGACAGTGCGATGTGGCCATTGTGCTAATCTCCTGTATGTCAACATGGGAGCTTTCTCTCAAGCTTTCCCTCTTGATCAGCAACTGCAG AACTTGGGGTCTCAAAGTAGTAGGATAGATCTTGCCTCATCCTCCAAATATGACACGAGTTCTTTGATGTACTCACTACATGATGATCGACAGATTATAACCTTGCATC CTCCACAGAAGAGGCAACGTGTTCCTTCAGCATATAACAGGTTTATCAG GGAGGAGATACAAAGGATAAAAGCCAGCAATCCTGATATCAGTCACAAGGAAGCTTTTGGTGCTGCAGCAAAGAAT TGGGCACACTTGCCTCACATTCATCTCGGGCTAACCCTAGAAGGCAGTGACCAGCAAGTGAACATGGACGAGGGGATAGGAGCGACGACTGGAGGAGGAGAGCCGAAAGGCCCTGCAGGCTTCTATTGA